The Candidatus Poribacteria bacterium genome has a window encoding:
- a CDS encoding S8 family serine peptidase: protein MKKTSVFTIVLSITLLMLLTASLGEANPDRVGTLHITDEILRSKAAFGVVEEEIAHGLNLGTLTEQDYRKLRGPVLLEIQTAIHSQLRERFGKIVHTIDFGDSSDFGSPSQSSSIIAGDKPPTLHETASEIIQDFIAQKHISVIIMSDAPLGIGEISAVLGLGGEVRSTYDIIKGACIVIPVKNLAALIRQPFVSEIWPDSKAKLQWSRLQQIGADRIHKPRPTGLGVTGKGVYVAVIDDGIDGGHPEFENRVKDARYKLGDVRDGKDLGKKDSDHGTHVAGIIGAAADGIGMTGVAPEVNFLDAKVLDLSYGEIIADLVLTANLSVVDDAIRWSVRTRIPRAKHKADVINMSIGSGDSWTYGWDGRDPVSRLVDRVVSNGTVVVIAAGNEGQLRDSGRFTLSPNPNPIPIAHHDLEVDWDIGGEYNFKVTLIWNNEANDLDLAILDNNGQEVCASRSHRGFLKRKTKYAGNFYEQVKCSYQPENNPHSLSFTVQVEGYSGQGGQPQSYEVWVDEEHEFKTPDSRGTIASFPYSRKAITVGNVDYSNTLWHTSSQGHSIQSRSSRSVEIIKPDVVAPGTAICSTGLTEQVDAPYRHGTGTSMAAPHVAGVAALILDAVGKNREGKWNFSPDEVKSAIVRGAERGIGSIPTTPTTPNHAYGAGLVKADNIIFGGIVASGKTVRFKITPRLVGSWFRGLFLNAENAYPNANRVSLTVAISWENSAHDLDLALSHANGSPAGAVKETGLDYEKIMRLLSPVVQEGPFYLDVINKSESSVTFTGASIHPIRSLTDPGSLSTVDIEALDVSCDGVINVVDLLDVAKMLNATGVYVQDVDGDGDVDLDDMALIAVELKDAPGAPAAPNFSGATLETVQQWLSGAKRMGHTDPNFLRGLAILEQLLARVIPPETALLPNYPNPFNPETWIPYQLSEPADVTVSIYSVDGKLVRTLALGHQAAGIYQSKSRAAYWEGRNAFGEPVASGLYFYTFTAGDFTATRKMLIRK from the coding sequence TTGAAAAAAACATCCGTCTTCACAATCGTTTTGAGTATCACCCTTCTAATGCTTCTTACTGCGAGTTTAGGAGAGGCGAACCCGGATCGCGTTGGTACCCTCCATATCACAGATGAGATCTTACGGAGCAAAGCGGCGTTTGGAGTCGTTGAAGAAGAAATCGCACACGGTTTGAACCTCGGCACCCTCACTGAACAGGACTACCGGAAACTACGGGGCCCCGTGCTATTAGAAATCCAAACGGCGATTCATTCCCAACTCCGAGAGCGATTCGGGAAAATTGTGCACACTATTGATTTTGGTGACTCGTCGGACTTTGGTTCGCCGAGTCAAAGTTCCTCAATAATTGCTGGCGATAAGCCGCCTACTCTCCACGAAACCGCTTCGGAGATTATCCAGGATTTTATCGCGCAAAAGCATATCTCTGTCATTATTATGTCGGATGCCCCTTTGGGCATCGGTGAAATTTCTGCGGTTCTCGGTTTAGGAGGTGAGGTCCGTTCTACTTACGACATTATTAAGGGGGCATGCATTGTAATTCCAGTTAAAAATCTCGCTGCTCTAATTAGGCAACCCTTCGTCTCGGAGATATGGCCGGATAGTAAAGCGAAATTACAATGGAGCAGACTACAGCAGATCGGGGCGGATAGGATTCATAAACCCCGTCCGACGGGCCTTGGCGTTACGGGGAAAGGCGTTTATGTTGCTGTTATTGACGACGGTATAGATGGTGGGCACCCCGAGTTTGAAAATCGGGTTAAGGATGCGAGATACAAACTTGGAGATGTTAGAGACGGTAAGGACCTGGGTAAGAAAGATAGTGACCACGGCACTCATGTCGCGGGTATTATTGGCGCGGCAGCCGATGGCATTGGGATGACTGGGGTTGCCCCAGAAGTTAATTTCCTTGATGCTAAAGTGCTGGATTTATCGTATGGAGAGATAATAGCAGATTTAGTACTTACTGCTAATCTTTCCGTTGTTGACGATGCAATTAGGTGGAGTGTTCGCACTCGCATTCCTCGTGCCAAGCATAAGGCTGACGTTATCAACATGAGTATAGGAAGTGGTGACTCTTGGACTTACGGTTGGGATGGGAGAGATCCAGTCTCTCGACTCGTTGATAGGGTTGTCAGTAACGGTACCGTCGTTGTTATAGCTGCCGGTAACGAAGGGCAGTTACGCGATAGTGGGCGTTTTACACTTTCCCCAAACCCAAACCCTATCCCTATCGCACATCACGATCTTGAAGTTGATTGGGATATTGGTGGTGAATATAACTTTAAGGTTACCCTGATATGGAATAACGAGGCGAATGATTTAGATTTAGCAATTCTGGATAATAATGGTCAAGAAGTCTGTGCATCGCGTAGTCATCGTGGATTTTTGAAGCGTAAGACAAAATACGCCGGAAATTTTTATGAACAGGTGAAGTGCTCGTATCAACCTGAAAATAATCCTCACTCCTTATCATTTACCGTTCAAGTAGAGGGATATAGCGGTCAAGGCGGGCAGCCGCAGTCTTATGAGGTGTGGGTGGACGAGGAACATGAATTTAAAACGCCTGATTCAAGGGGAACGATTGCTAGCTTCCCTTACAGCAGGAAAGCGATCACGGTTGGTAACGTGGACTATAGTAATACGTTGTGGCATACTTCGAGTCAAGGTCATTCTATCCAGAGTCGCAGCAGTCGCAGCGTAGAGATTATTAAGCCAGATGTGGTAGCACCAGGGACAGCTATTTGTTCAACAGGACTCACTGAACAGGTAGATGCCCCCTATCGACATGGCACAGGCACTAGCATGGCTGCTCCTCATGTGGCAGGCGTTGCGGCATTAATTCTCGATGCTGTTGGGAAAAATCGCGAGGGCAAATGGAATTTTAGCCCAGACGAGGTTAAATCCGCGATCGTCCGCGGTGCTGAAAGAGGTATTGGTAGCATTCCAACGACTCCGACGACTCCGAATCACGCTTACGGGGCGGGGCTCGTCAAAGCGGATAATATCATCTTCGGTGGCATAGTGGCTTCTGGGAAGACAGTGCGCTTTAAAATTACCCCGCGCCTGGTCGGATCTTGGTTTCGCGGTCTATTCTTAAATGCTGAAAACGCTTATCCGAATGCAAACCGTGTTTCTCTCACCGTTGCTATTTCATGGGAGAACAGTGCCCATGATTTAGATTTGGCTCTCTCACACGCAAATGGAAGCCCTGCCGGGGCAGTGAAGGAGACTGGGTTGGATTACGAAAAAATTATGAGACTTCTTTCTCCTGTTGTTCAAGAGGGCCCATTTTATCTTGATGTTATCAATAAGTCAGAAAGTTCTGTCACCTTTACAGGGGCATCGATACATCCAATCAGGTCTTTGACCGACCCAGGTTCACTGAGTACTGTAGACATTGAAGCGTTAGATGTTAGTTGCGACGGTGTTATCAACGTTGTCGATCTTTTGGATGTTGCCAAGATGTTGAATGCAACTGGCGTATACGTACAAGATGTTGACGGCGATGGAGATGTTGACCTTGACGATATGGCACTCATCGCCGTAGAATTAAAGGATGCACCCGGTGCTCCGGCAGCTCCGAACTTTTCCGGTGCCACGCTGGAGACAGTTCAACAGTGGCTATCGGGAGCCAAGCGGATGGGGCACACGGATCCCAACTTCCTTCGAGGCCTTGCAATACTGGAACAACTTCTCGCACGCGTGATTCCGCCAGAAACCGCACTCCTGCCAAACTACCCGAATCCGTTCAACCCAGAGACATGGATCCCGTATCAGTTGTCAGAGCCTGCAGATGTCACCGTGTCGATCTATTCAGTGGATGGGAAGTTGGTTCGGACGTTGGCATTGGGGCATCAGGCTGCGGGTATCTACCAAAGCAAAAGTCGTGCGGCGTATTGGGAGGGTAGAAATGCGTTCGGTGAACCCGTGGCAAGCGGTCTCTATTTTTACACATTCACTGCCGGTGATTTCACGGCGACGCGGAAAATGTTGATACGGAAGTGA
- a CDS encoding T9SS type A sorting domain-containing protein produces MKNISRLIPSFGIIILMLLVPSVGHTGTDDVSYSVLTNQRHSVLSLAFNPHNSNRLAIGRSDGTIQVWDTSTRTLQYTLDDHTDSILSLTFSPNGSTLASGSADNTVRLWDASTGRLRRTLTKHTDFVTSLAFSTDGGVLASGSVDGTIRLWNPDTGQQQNALTGYAVPVLSLAFSPTGKVLATGRSDTAIRLWNLSTGKLQYTLRGHTDLVLSLAFSADGSRLASGGADGTLRLWNTSTGLPRKTLTEHTDWVNSVAFGPATLASGSFDKTIYLWDADTGNLQHTLTAHTGSVESLAFSPDGSVLASGSADGSVLLWELTRTTPNLSFDVTGDGVVDIDDFYVVVAQFGLRSAPATTDANGDGYIDIDDVPSGPTSDAFDELPSSEFRHAEARFNADFNNDGTISTTVFVLTTHADLNDDGIVNFEDIKLIVARLQVDGVLTAPHLPHLTPDPVQQWLAEAAQIGVIDPNLLRGVAAQKPYLVDLTPIATTLLPNYPNPFNPETWIPYQLATSAAVTLTIHDIKGDIVHTLDLGEQRAGTYQNRNHAAYWDGRNTQGESVASGVYFYTLSAGDFTATRKMLIRK; encoded by the coding sequence TTGAAGAATATCTCTCGGTTGATACCCAGTTTTGGCATCATCATTCTCATGCTGCTGGTTCCAAGTGTAGGGCACACGGGGACCGATGATGTTTCTTATTCAGTCCTCACGAATCAAAGGCACAGTGTTTTAAGCCTCGCTTTTAACCCTCACAATAGTAACAGACTTGCTATTGGGCGGTCCGATGGTACAATCCAGGTGTGGGACACGAGCACGCGCACACTCCAGTACACCCTTGATGACCATACGGATTCGATCCTCAGTCTCACGTTTAGTCCTAATGGCAGCACGCTTGCGAGTGGGAGTGCCGATAACACCGTGCGGCTCTGGGATGCCAGCACAGGACGCCTCCGGCGGACGCTCACGAAACACACGGATTTTGTTACCAGTCTCGCTTTCAGTACCGATGGCGGCGTGCTCGCCAGTGGCAGTGTAGATGGGACCATCCGGCTGTGGAATCCAGACACGGGACAGCAGCAAAACGCCCTCACCGGGTATGCGGTGCCTGTCCTTAGCCTCGCTTTCAGTCCTACAGGAAAAGTGCTTGCCACCGGGCGTTCCGACACCGCAATCCGGTTATGGAACCTAAGTACGGGCAAACTCCAGTACACCCTCCGTGGCCATACGGACCTCGTCCTCAGCCTCGCTTTTAGTGCTGATGGCAGCAGACTTGCGAGTGGAGGTGCCGATGGTACCCTGCGGCTCTGGAACACAAGCACCGGGCTGCCCCGGAAGACCCTCACTGAACATACGGATTGGGTCAACAGCGTTGCGTTCGGTCCTGCAACTCTTGCAAGTGGGAGTTTCGACAAAACGATCTACCTATGGGATGCAGACACCGGAAACCTCCAACACACCCTCACTGCACACACAGGAAGTGTTGAAAGCCTCGCGTTCAGCCCTGATGGAAGTGTACTTGCAAGCGGGAGTGCCGATGGCAGCGTGTTGCTATGGGAGCTCACACGTACCACTCCGAATCTATCATTTGATGTCACCGGCGACGGTGTGGTAGATATAGATGATTTCTATGTGGTTGTCGCGCAGTTTGGGCTGCGGAGTGCCCCTGCAACAACGGATGCTAACGGTGATGGCTATATTGATATTGATGATGTTCCATCCGGACCCACTAGTGATGCTTTTGACGAGTTGCCGTCGTCCGAGTTTCGGCACGCCGAGGCCAGATTCAACGCTGATTTTAACAACGATGGCACTATCAGCACTACGGTCTTTGTACTCACGACACATGCAGATCTTAACGACGATGGCATTGTTAACTTTGAGGATATCAAGTTAATCGTGGCGAGATTACAAGTTGACGGTGTACTTACTGCACCGCACCTCCCCCATCTCACACCAGACCCAGTCCAACAGTGGCTTGCGGAAGCCGCGCAGATAGGGGTTATCGATCCTAACCTACTCCGCGGCGTTGCGGCACAAAAACCATACCTCGTTGACTTAACTCCTATAGCAACAACACTCCTGCCGAACTATCCGAACCCATTCAATCCAGAGACATGGATCCCGTATCAACTCGCTACATCGGCAGCGGTTACACTGACAATCCACGACATCAAGGGGGACATCGTGCACACCTTGGACTTAGGGGAGCAGCGTGCAGGTACCTATCAGAACCGGAATCACGCTGCGTATTGGGATGGCAGAAATACACAGGGTGAGTCTGTCGCAAGTGGTGTCTATTTCTATACACTATCTGCTGGAGACTTCACCGCCACGCGGAAGATGCTAATTCGTAAATAG
- a CDS encoding VWA domain-containing protein: protein MRNISTTKIWCRLIIGIAFLTLVFSSVGWGQSTADIVLIIDSSSSMQSEDPRDLRKSAAKLFIGLATSDAQSDVQIGVVDFDGGVVTRAPLTPATPNSKVQLEAAVDRIDSSGSTNIAAGLRRGFDVLSASNAPDAKKAAVLLTDGEDSSNTRQVVSSYAARDWSIYTIGLGGGVDRRKLEEIAAATPEGEYYQVDLSKIQEIYNKILAKITRKSILSSLRGYLNQDQQVTKNVLIDSTVGQADFSASWTGSTIEMGLVDPSGFEITPDIAANFGIGYQVAPTFVIYTVDSPMEGEWKMRIKGTDIPPEGEPYSLVVTGTSDFITNFLAFEASYSVRDTIHIGIRVSKKTGDTSQPVLGATASADVVRPDGRIETLNLFDDGIHNDGKARDGVYASNYTNVNMIGTYLIRASAQNGFSREIQEQVVVGRIDNVFIDGSTLTPAAGAALKQAPSVISAVISGPAGKINSNSIVLKVDGRTVSHTYNRVNQLVSYRSGGLSGGSHNVQLSLRDTSGNAIETTWQFIIGSSVGTTAHPYIYWTNHGTKKIQRSNLDGTDVEDLVTTGLSWPHGIALDVSGGKMYWADTWRGRIQRSNLDGTGVENLVTGLPGPAGIALDVSGGKMYWADERIGRIRRSNLDGTDVEDLVTGLGQAYGIALDVIGGKIYWTTSATTRKIQRSNLDGTDVEDLVTGLPGPHHIALDVSGGKMYWADIKTNKIQRSNLNGTGVEDLVTTGLDGPDGIALDVSNGKIYWSDWGTDKIQRSNLDGTGVEDFVTGIDGPNDIALGISSQMPPPVVQEDIAHIYWTEGGGAKIQRANLDGSQVQDLVTRNDGLRHPHSIALDIVGGKMYWADANAVKIQRANLDGSNIEDLVTRNDGLHHPVGITLDIVGGKMYWADERAVKIQRANLDGSNIEDLVTGHGKPDAIALDVAAGKMYWTGWGTDEIQRANLDGSNVQNIATVDSPDGIALDVAAGKIYWTDTSSGKIQRANLNGSNIEDLVTTGLNHPGGIALDVAAGKMYWANVIKNKIQRANLDGSNIEDLVTTGLVGPVGISLAISSQFPPVVRGDVDQSHVLFSDDFSSGNLDKWTPRARIGTVENGALKLVGIQGGNYSVDVIKDIFPTQNYARYVLSFDWKSTVKETPYGINHVSAYFYDRTGKLIGQMLALNTGFPNRTFEDHGGDLVPGRYGGVFKVHESFDWERVTLDTATAVPRLNMVDVHRIHLRAEVYNDAGSGGDLYIDNFSFAGVSGTPRVVPEDVNSDGVVDLKDTTVVRANLGQTGQNDADVNGDGVVDVDDLVLVLAAIEAAAGGAPSFQTQVLRLFTAEEVQEWLAEARLSRNTSPAYLRGIAVLAQILALLTPQETLLLANYPNPFNPETWIPYRLAKPAEVTLTIYAVNGQVVRTLALGHQTAGFYESRSRAAYWDGRNAQGESVASGVYFYTLSAGDFTATRKLLIRK from the coding sequence TTGAGAAACATATCGACCACAAAAATTTGGTGTAGGTTAATAATTGGAATTGCGTTTCTCACACTTGTATTCTCAAGCGTTGGGTGGGGTCAGTCCACGGCTGACATCGTCCTCATCATCGACAGTTCCTCAAGTATGCAGAGTGAGGATCCAAGGGACTTGCGGAAATCTGCGGCGAAGCTTTTTATTGGTTTAGCTACATCCGATGCTCAATCCGATGTTCAAATCGGGGTTGTTGATTTTGATGGTGGGGTGGTGACGCGTGCCCCGCTCACCCCTGCTACCCCTAACAGTAAGGTTCAACTGGAAGCCGCGGTTGACCGAATTGATTCGAGTGGAAGCACTAATATCGCTGCAGGACTCCGGCGGGGGTTTGATGTGTTATCTGCCTCTAATGCTCCCGATGCGAAGAAAGCGGCGGTACTACTCACCGATGGGGAGGATAGTTCAAATACGCGGCAGGTCGTTTCAAGCTATGCAGCGCGGGACTGGTCAATTTACACGATCGGTTTAGGCGGGGGTGTAGATAGAAGGAAATTGGAGGAAATCGCCGCAGCCACCCCGGAGGGCGAATATTATCAGGTAGATTTGAGCAAGATTCAAGAAATCTACAACAAAATCCTTGCCAAGATTACGCGGAAATCTATTCTTTCAAGTCTAAGAGGCTACCTCAATCAAGATCAGCAGGTCACGAAAAATGTTTTGATTGATAGCACCGTTGGACAAGCCGATTTTTCCGCCAGTTGGACGGGAAGTACCATAGAGATGGGACTCGTTGATCCCAGTGGTTTTGAGATAACGCCTGACATCGCTGCCAACTTCGGTATTGGCTATCAAGTCGCCCCGACCTTTGTTATCTATACTGTTGATAGTCCAATGGAAGGGGAATGGAAGATGAGGATAAAGGGCACAGATATTCCGCCTGAAGGGGAGCCGTACAGCCTTGTCGTTACCGGAACTTCGGATTTCATTACCAATTTCCTTGCCTTTGAAGCGAGTTATTCTGTCAGGGACACTATCCATATCGGTATTCGCGTTTCTAAAAAAACGGGTGATACCTCGCAACCCGTGTTAGGGGCAACTGCCTCAGCCGATGTTGTCCGTCCCGATGGCCGCATTGAGACGCTCAACCTATTCGATGACGGTATCCACAACGATGGCAAAGCACGGGATGGGGTCTACGCAAGTAATTACACGAATGTGAACATGATAGGCACCTACCTGATTCGCGCTTCAGCTCAAAACGGATTTTCGCGTGAAATTCAGGAACAGGTTGTCGTAGGTCGTATTGATAATGTTTTCATTGATGGGTCAACCTTAACACCTGCTGCGGGTGCCGCCCTCAAGCAAGCCCCGAGCGTTATCAGTGCGGTGATCTCAGGGCCTGCGGGCAAGATTAACAGCAATTCAATTGTGCTGAAGGTTGATGGTAGAACGGTTTCGCATACATACAATCGGGTGAATCAACTCGTTTCCTATCGGTCAGGCGGTTTATCCGGTGGTTCGCACAATGTGCAGTTAAGCCTCCGGGATACGAGCGGTAATGCTATTGAGACGACATGGCAATTTATCATTGGCTCTTCCGTTGGAACAACCGCGCATCCGTACATCTATTGGACAAACCATGGCACGAAAAAAATTCAGCGTTCTAACCTTGATGGCACAGATGTTGAAGACCTCGTCACCACTGGATTAAGTTGGCCTCACGGCATTGCGTTGGATGTATCTGGTGGTAAGATGTATTGGGCAGACACTTGGAGAGGTAGAATTCAGCGTTCTAATCTTGATGGCACAGGTGTAGAAAACCTTGTCACCGGATTACCTGGCCCAGCCGGCATTGCGTTGGATGTATCTGGCGGTAAAATGTATTGGGCAGACGAAAGAATAGGTAGAATCCGGCGTTCTAATCTTGATGGCACGGATGTTGAAGACCTCGTCACAGGATTAGGGCAAGCCTATGGCATTGCGTTGGATGTTATCGGTGGCAAGATATACTGGACAACCAGTGCCACAACACGTAAAATTCAGCGTTCTAACCTTGATGGCACGGATGTTGAAGACCTCGTCACTGGGTTACCTGGCCCCCACCACATTGCGTTGGATGTATCTGGTGGTAAGATGTATTGGGCGGACATTAAGACGAATAAAATTCAGCGTTCTAATCTTAATGGCACAGGTGTAGAAGACCTCGTCACCACTGGATTGGATGGTCCGGATGGTATTGCGTTGGATGTGTCCAATGGTAAGATATATTGGTCAGATTGGGGCACGGATAAAATTCAGCGTTCTAATCTTGATGGCACAGGTGTAGAAGACTTCGTCACTGGGATAGATGGACCAAACGACATTGCGTTGGGGATCTCCTCGCAAATGCCTCCACCGGTAGTGCAGGAAGATATTGCCCATATCTATTGGACAGAAGGAGGTGGGGCGAAAATCCAGCGTGCGAATCTTGATGGATCTCAGGTCCAAGACCTCGTCACACGCAACGATGGATTGCGTCATCCACATAGCATAGCATTAGATATTGTCGGAGGCAAGATGTACTGGGCGGACGCGAACGCGGTTAAAATTCAGCGTGCGAATCTTGATGGATCTAATATAGAAGACCTCGTCACACGCAACGATGGATTGCATCATCCAGTTGGTATAACATTAGATATTGTCGGAGGCAAGATGTACTGGGCGGACGAACGTGCGGTTAAAATTCAGCGTGCGAATCTCGATGGCTCTAACATAGAAGACCTCGTCACTGGTCATGGTAAGCCAGATGCTATAGCATTAGATGTTGCTGCCGGCAAGATGTATTGGACAGGCTGGGGCACAGATGAAATCCAACGTGCGAATCTCGATGGCTCTAACGTTCAAAACATCGCCACTGTGGATTCTCCGGATGGTATAGCGTTAGATGTTGCTGCCGGCAAGATATATTGGACAGACACTAGCTCGGGTAAAATTCAGCGTGCGAATCTCAATGGCTCTAACATAGAAGACCTCGTCACGACTGGATTGAATCATCCAGGTGGTATAGCGTTAGATGTTGCTGCCGGCAAGATGTACTGGGCGAACGTAATCAAGAACAAAATTCAGCGTGCGAATCTCGATGGCTCTAACATAGAAGACCTCGTCACGACTGGATTAGTTGGTCCAGTTGGTATTTCCCTTGCCATCTCCTCACAGTTTCCGCCGGTAGTGCGGGGGGATGTGGACCAGTCCCATGTGCTCTTTTCCGACGATTTTTCCAGTGGCAATTTGGATAAGTGGACACCACGGGCGAGGATCGGAACGGTGGAAAACGGTGCATTGAAATTAGTCGGTATTCAAGGCGGGAATTATTCAGTAGACGTTATCAAGGATATATTCCCAACACAAAACTATGCCAGATACGTGCTATCTTTTGACTGGAAATCGACGGTCAAAGAAACGCCCTACGGAATAAATCATGTATCGGCATATTTTTACGATAGGACCGGTAAACTAATAGGCCAAATGCTCGCTCTGAATACGGGGTTTCCTAATAGAACGTTTGAAGATCATGGTGGAGATTTGGTACCGGGTCGATATGGCGGGGTGTTCAAAGTGCACGAGTCATTCGATTGGGAGCGGGTGACGCTTGATACTGCAACTGCAGTTCCGCGTCTAAATATGGTGGATGTTCATCGGATCCACTTAAGAGCGGAGGTGTATAACGATGCTGGCAGTGGCGGAGACCTTTACATCGATAATTTTTCCTTCGCTGGGGTATCGGGTACGCCGCGGGTAGTCCCGGAGGATGTGAACAGCGATGGTGTCGTGGATCTCAAAGACACAACTGTGGTTCGGGCAAACTTGGGACAGACAGGACAGAATGACGCGGATGTCAACGGAGATGGCGTTGTCGATGTAGATGATCTCGTGCTGGTTTTGGCGGCGATAGAGGCTGCTGCTGGCGGAGCACCTTCTTTCCAGACACAAGTTCTACGTCTATTCACTGCTGAAGAGGTGCAAGAGTGGTTAGCAGAAGCCCGATTATCAAGAAATACCTCACCTGCCTATTTGCGAGGGATTGCTGTGCTTGCGCAGATATTGGCACTCTTGACACCGCAAGAGACCTTGCTGTTGGCGAATTACCCGAATCCATTCAATCCGGAAACGTGGATACCGTATCGCTTAGCGAAGCCTGCGGAAGTCACGCTGACCATCTATGCGGTCAACGGGCAGGTGGTGCGGACCTTGGCATTAGGGCATCAGACGGCAGGTTTCTATGAGAGTCGGAGCCGTGCGGCGTATTGGGATGGCAGGAACGCACAGGGTGAGTCTGTTGCAAGTGGTGTCTATTTCTATACGCTGTCCGCTGGCGATTTTACGGCAACTCGGAAATTGCTGATACGGAAGTAA